TGCCGATTCAATGGCTCCTAGCCGCTGTGGGTATCGTCTATCACCTACCGGCGCTTGGGTGTGGATCGGCACCCCAGCGCAACCCCCCAGACGCTGGAGATTTGCTCCATTAGATCCGCCGCCCAACGTGTCCTATATGGCAGCCTCACCATTGTAAAATTCATGCTCCTAATGACACGCATCTGCGGTATGGATGAGTATCGCGGACCCTTGACAACCTTGAGCGGAAGGTCGGTGAGTATCGCGATACACGAGGCTTTGGCCGCGATCGCCGCCGTTTTGGATCGCCGCCAATGATAGCTGGACGTTGGGCTGCCATTGTCGATCCGTATGCGACGTTTGTCGATACGTCAGAGACGACCGTGGTCCCAATCCGTAGGAAGATCGCAGTAAGCGTCAAGATATGCGGGATGCAACGGCCAGTGTCTGGGGATGCGCTCCCCTGTCAAGGTCGAGACCCCCTCCTCGATCAGTGGCTTTCCCTTTTTGGGATACCTCTCCTTCGGTGGCGAAAGAATGAAACCGGGCTGGATATGTCGCTGGTCATTTCGCGCGATTCAAATTGGCGCAGACTTTGCGGCTCGCTTGACGCGACGATCCCCCTGAGCTGAAGAAGGCCGGCCGCAATAGCGCCGAGCATTGGCGCACATATATAAAGCCAGAGTTGAGAGAGTGCCGCCCCTCCTGCGAAAAGTGCTGGGCCGATCGATCGTGCTGGATTCACAGAAGAACCCGAAACGGTGATACCGCCAAGGTGGATCGCAACTAAGGCAAGTCCAATCGCCAATCGTGCAACAGCGCCGCGTCCAGCCGTGCATTTGAGGAATACAGTTACGAACAGGAACGTGGCGATAAACTCGAATAGGAACGCAGCTCTCCATCCGTAGACTACCCAGCCGGTTTGGGCGAAACCTTCTAGGGTGATATCGTAACCGCCGACCTTGTTCATAGCGATAAGGTAGAGCGTGCCTGCCGCCGCGATAGCTCCTGCACATTGGGCGGAGACATACGCGAGAAAGTCCCACACTCTCAATCGGCGCGACACGAGGAAACCCAGGCTGACCGCCGGATTGAGATGCGCGCCCGAGACTGGGCCAATCGTGTAGGCCATTGCAACCACGGTCGTCCCGAAGGCTAAAGCGACACCCAACAGGCCCACCTCTTGACGCATATAAAGCAATGTGCCGCAGCCGAGGAAGA
The sequence above is drawn from the Rhizobium etli 8C-3 genome and encodes:
- a CDS encoding aquaporin, whose amino-acid sequence is MKKYVCEFFGTFTLVFLGCGTLLYMRQEVGLLGVALAFGTTVVAMAYTIGPVSGAHLNPAVSLGFLVSRRLRVWDFLAYVSAQCAGAIAAAGTLYLIAMNKVGGYDITLEGFAQTGWVVYGWRAAFLFEFIATFLFVTVFLKCTAGRGAVARLAIGLALVAIHLGGITVSGSSVNPARSIGPALFAGGAALSQLWLYICAPMLGAIAAGLLQLRGIVASSEPQSLRQFESREMTSDISSPVSFFRHRRRGIPKRESH